The Nerophis ophidion isolate RoL-2023_Sa linkage group LG09, RoL_Noph_v1.0, whole genome shotgun sequence genome contains a region encoding:
- the LOC133559021 gene encoding dual specificity protein phosphatase 13A-like isoform X2, with protein MSGREQQQYDLMLIKELEIILDSCTLGLTAVDEVWPNLFIGNIAVAQNKRTLSKLGITHILNAAHSKQGSIGDQSFYGNACVYCGVPGEDSDHFDLSQYFKSAADFIHKGLKCDHGAEAFAIQQSVFVCCVHSAAPPTQTINITHLITAAAYKSDG; from the exons ATGTCAGGGCGCGAACAGCAGCAATACGACCTGATGCTCATTAAAGAACTGGAGATCATTTTGGATTCTTGCACATTGGGGCTCACAGCAGTGGATGAAGTCTGGCCCAACCTGTTCATAGGGAACAT AGCTGTAGCACAAAATAAAAGGACTTTATCTAAACTGGGCATCACTCACATCCTGAACGCAGCTCACTCCAAGCAAGGCAGCATCGGTGACCAAAGTTTCTATGGCAACGCTTGTGTTTACTGCGGTGTACCAGGGGAAGACTCGGACCACTTTGACTTAAGCCAGTACTTCAAATCCGCAGCAGACTTCATCCATAAAGGCCTGAAGTGTGATCATG GTGCAGAGGCGTTTGCTATTCAGCAAAGTGTCTTTGTCTGCTGCGTCCACTCAGCTGCACCTCCAACCCAGACTATAAACATAACAcatctcatcacggctgctgcttataaaagcgacgggtga
- the LOC133559021 gene encoding dual specificity protein phosphatase 13A-like isoform X1 has product MSGREQQQYDLMLIKELEIILDSCTLGLTAVDEVWPNLFIGNIAVAQNKRTLSKLGITHILNAAHSKQGSIGDQSFYGNACVYCGVPGEDSDHFDLSQYFKSAADFIHKGLKCDHGKVLVHCIMGMSRSATLVLAYLMIRQRLSLQDAVKHVVQKRAIYPNRNFLMLLHKLGEELAFKRKMCPLL; this is encoded by the exons ATGTCAGGGCGCGAACAGCAGCAATACGACCTGATGCTCATTAAAGAACTGGAGATCATTTTGGATTCTTGCACATTGGGGCTCACAGCAGTGGATGAAGTCTGGCCCAACCTGTTCATAGGGAACAT AGCTGTAGCACAAAATAAAAGGACTTTATCTAAACTGGGCATCACTCACATCCTGAACGCAGCTCACTCCAAGCAAGGCAGCATCGGTGACCAAAGTTTCTATGGCAACGCTTGTGTTTACTGCGGTGTACCAGGGGAAGACTCGGACCACTTTGACTTAAGCCAGTACTTCAAATCCGCAGCAGACTTCATCCATAAAGGCCTGAAGTGTGATCATG GAAAAGTGTTGGTGCATTGCATTATGGGTATGAGTCGATCTGCCACTTTGGTGCTGGCCTACCTGATGATACGGCAGCGTCTCTCACTCCAGGATGCTGTGAAGCATGTTGTCCAAAAGAGAGCCATTTACCCTAATAGGAACTTTCTGATGCTCCTCCACAAGTTGGGTGAAGAGCTGGCCTTTAAAAGGAAGATGTGTCCCCTCCTCTGA